Proteins co-encoded in one Desulfitobacterium hafniense DCB-2 genomic window:
- a CDS encoding BMC domain-containing protein, with translation MERNDALGFIETYGLVSVLEAADAMCKAAEVELVGYENVASGLISVVVRGDVGAVRTAVEAGIAAASKVGQIYSTNVIARPHPDVEKIVAKHLIDW, from the coding sequence GTGGAGAGAAATGATGCATTAGGGTTTATAGAGACCTATGGTCTGGTTTCGGTGCTGGAAGCTGCGGATGCTATGTGCAAGGCTGCAGAAGTGGAATTGGTGGGTTATGAGAATGTGGCCTCAGGTCTGATCTCCGTGGTTGTCCGCGGCGATGTGGGGGCAGTGAGAACGGCGGTAGAGGCCGGCATCGCCGCAGCCAGCAAGGTGGGCCAAATTTATAGCACCAATGTGATTGCCAGACCCCATCCCGATGTGGAGAAAATTGTGGCCAAACACCTTATTGACTGGTAA
- a CDS encoding BMC domain-containing protein, with the protein MEYFGEEALGLIETRGMVPAIEAADVMCKTADVVLVSYENIGSGLVTVMVKGDVAAVRSAVEKGAAAAAAIGELTAAHVMPRPVSRVGKIVSRHDIDA; encoded by the coding sequence ATGGAGTACTTTGGCGAAGAAGCATTAGGACTTATTGAAACCCGGGGAATGGTACCGGCCATTGAAGCAGCGGATGTCATGTGCAAAACTGCAGATGTAGTGCTTGTTTCCTATGAAAATATCGGCTCAGGACTTGTTACCGTGATGGTGAAGGGCGATGTGGCCGCAGTGAGATCGGCGGTAGAAAAAGGTGCAGCGGCCGCCGCAGCAATTGGAGAACTGACGGCTGCTCATGTTATGCCGCGTCCTGTCAGCCGGGTGGGCAAGATTGTTTCACGGCATGATATCGATGCTTAA
- a CDS encoding BCCT family transporter, which yields MLQEKLEKIPKSKSVDARINPVVFWGSAILCVALYAPMMIFGTELQPFVAAALKAITYRMDWLWLLFALGCVIFSLWLAFGRYGNVKLGGPDDKPQFSNFSWISMMFTGGVGAGLVYWTMAEPIFYLKWPPYWGEAFSAQAAQFSLAYGIFHWGISAWAIFVPGAIAFAYMIYVRKKPYFYPSYACRGILGDRVDGWLGRVIDIFVIIGLVGGLGTTLGTVVPMISAVTANMLGVEDSMTVKVGVTLVISAVFGYSAYSGLNSGIKKLSELNSWLCMGLLAFVMLVGPTLFMLSMYVDSIGVWATNFLRMSLYTDPITKSGFPQDWTVFYWAWWAAWAMYFGLFVARISRGRTIRNVVVNMMIVTTIGCSLFFLVFGGYAVDLQLNQGVALDQTLAEFGGGAMITQVLNTLPLTAIVIPYFLFVMLIFQATTIDSNAYIISMIACKEVKNDQESPRWTRLFWCSALAVIGVAIMTVGGLPVVQLSSVATSVPTIIIIVILGMSLCKWLKEDFGKEKEVQVIDYPEED from the coding sequence TTGTTACAAGAGAAGCTGGAGAAAATACCCAAATCCAAGAGTGTAGATGCTCGTATTAATCCTGTTGTTTTCTGGGGCAGCGCTATCTTATGTGTGGCGCTATATGCCCCGATGATGATTTTTGGCACAGAACTACAGCCCTTTGTTGCAGCCGCATTGAAAGCGATCACCTATAGAATGGACTGGTTATGGTTATTATTTGCTTTGGGTTGCGTCATATTTTCACTGTGGTTGGCTTTTGGCAGATATGGCAATGTCAAATTGGGTGGACCCGATGATAAACCTCAATTCTCAAACTTCAGCTGGATATCGATGATGTTCACAGGCGGTGTGGGAGCAGGGCTGGTTTATTGGACCATGGCTGAGCCTATCTTTTATCTTAAGTGGCCTCCTTACTGGGGTGAGGCATTTTCAGCGCAAGCTGCCCAATTCTCTCTTGCTTATGGAATATTTCACTGGGGTATTTCAGCCTGGGCTATCTTTGTCCCGGGAGCCATCGCCTTCGCTTACATGATTTATGTAAGGAAAAAGCCCTATTTTTACCCAAGCTATGCTTGCCGGGGAATATTGGGAGACCGGGTTGACGGCTGGCTGGGCAGAGTTATCGATATCTTTGTTATTATCGGTCTGGTAGGCGGATTAGGAACCACCTTAGGAACGGTTGTCCCCATGATATCAGCGGTAACCGCCAATATGCTGGGTGTCGAGGATTCTATGACGGTAAAAGTTGGGGTCACCCTGGTGATTTCGGCGGTATTTGGCTATAGTGCTTACTCAGGGTTAAATAGCGGCATTAAGAAATTATCGGAATTAAACAGTTGGCTCTGTATGGGATTACTGGCTTTTGTGATGCTTGTAGGCCCCACGCTGTTTATGTTATCCATGTATGTTGACAGCATAGGGGTTTGGGCGACTAACTTTTTACGGATGAGTTTGTATACAGATCCAATTACCAAATCAGGCTTTCCTCAGGACTGGACAGTATTTTATTGGGCCTGGTGGGCTGCATGGGCCATGTACTTCGGATTATTCGTGGCCAGAATCTCCAGGGGGAGAACGATCAGAAATGTTGTTGTCAATATGATGATCGTAACCACCATCGGCTGTTCACTGTTCTTCTTGGTATTTGGTGGCTATGCAGTCGATCTTCAGCTTAATCAAGGAGTGGCCCTTGATCAGACTTTGGCTGAGTTCGGTGGCGGGGCAATGATCACCCAAGTTCTAAATACCTTGCCCTTAACGGCCATAGTGATTCCCTATTTCTTATTTGTAATGCTTATTTTCCAGGCTACGACCATCGATTCCAATGCCTATATTATTTCCATGATCGCGTGCAAAGAGGTTAAGAATGATCAGGAATCCCCCCGCTGGACCAGACTTTTCTGGTGTTCAGCCTTGGCTGTGATCGGAGTGGCGATCATGACGGTGGGCGGATTACCGGTAGTGCAGCTCTCCTCTGTTGCCACCAGCGTACCTACTATAATTATTATCGTTATCTTAGGGATGTCCTTATGCAAGTGGCTTAAGGAGGATTTCGGCAAAGAAAAAGAAGTCCAGGTTATCGATTATCCGGAAGAAGACTAA